The genome window AAAGGTTATCGGCAAGGATGCCAAAACAGACATCGCCCTGATTAAAATAAAGCCCTCGGAAAGTCTCCCCATTGCGGATACGGGGGACTCGGACAAGTTACGGGTCGGCGACTGGGTGATGGCAATCGGCAATCCTTTTGGACTGGAACAGACCGTGACCGTCGGGATTGTCAGCGCCAAGGGAAGGGTGATCGGAGCGGGTCCCTATGACAATTTTATCCAGACAGACGCCTCCATCAATCCTGGAAACAGCGGTGGCCCGCTTTTCAATATGGATGGCCAGGTAATCGGGATAAACACGGCCATCGTCGCACAGGGGCAAGGAATCGGTTTCGCGATTCCGATCAGCATGGCAAAGACGATCCTGCCGGATCTTAAGTCCCGGGGAAAGGTGACGCGGGGATGGATGGGGGTATCGGTACAGGACATCAGTGAAGATATTGCCAAAAGCCTGCGGCTTAAAGATCAAAAGGGCGCTTTGGTTTCCGATGTTGTAGCGGGTGACCCCGCTGAAAAGGCCGGCTTGCGCGCCGGGGATGTAATAACGGAGATAAACGGCAAGGCCGTCGCCAACACGCATGAGCTGCTTCTATTGATCGCCGGCCTGCGAGTAGGGGAAACCATCAAGGTAAAGGTTTTCCGGGATGGGCAGGAAAAAATCTTCCCGATTTTAATTGCCGAAAGAACCGACAACGCCGAAACGGCATCCGCAAAGATTTCCGGCGAAGCCTTCGGAATGTCCGTGCAGGAGATAACCCCGGAGATAGCCACGCAATTGGGGCTGCCGGTAAAAAAAGGAATCATCGTCGTCGATGTTCAGGGAGGCAGCCTGGCAGATGAAGTGGGCATCCAGCCGCAGGATATCATTCTACAGGTGAACAAGGCCAAGGTAACGACTCTGAAGGAGTATAAAAACGAAATAGCGAAAGCCGGCTCCAAGGGCAATATTCTGCTACTTATAAGAAGGGGACGGACAACCTTCTTTGTGCCCCTTGTAAAGTAAGGAACGATAACCAGTGACGATGCATAGAAAATGCGGGCACTGATTGATTGCCGGGCGGGAACATGTTGCGGCTGAAACTCCGGAATGAGCTTGTTGATATCTATAAACGGCTGGAGGAACGCTTCGGTGATCTTCACTGGTGGCCGGCGGACGACCCCTTTGAGGTTATGGTTGGGGCTATTCTTACCCAAAACACCGCCTGGACGAACGTTGAGAAGGCGATCGCCGCGTTAAAAGAACACGGCCTTCTTATCGCCGATGGAATACTGCAAATTCAAGAAGCAGAACTGGCAACGCTGATCCGTCCTTCCGGCTACTATAACCTCAAAGCAGCCAAGCTGAAGACCTTTGTAAGGTTTTTCACGGCGTGTTATTCCGGAAGCGTTGAGGAGATGCAAAAAGAGGAGCTGCCTGTCCTGCGAAACAAGCTCCTGAATGTGTGGGGCATCGGCCGGGAGACGGCGGACAGCATTCTTCTGTACGCCTGCGAAAAACCGGCCTTCGTGATTGACGCCTACACGAGAAGAATCCTGTTTCGTCATAAGTTGATCAGTGAAAAACTGGGATATGAGGAAATACAAACCCTGTTTATGAAGAACCTCCCCCATGAAGTGCCGCTGTTTAAGCAGTATCACGCGTTAATCGTCAACGCCGGGAAAAATTTCTGTCGCAAGACGCCGAATTGCCGCGGCTGTCCGCTCGGCGCTTTAAAAGAAATCGATTGATAAGATAGAAACACGATGAATTTGCAAGATTATGCCGGGGTTATCCATTTACACTCGCAATATTCCTTCGACGGGCGCACGCCGGTCCCGGAAATACTCGGCGCGGCGCGGGCAAATAAAATAGATTTTCTACTGCTTACCGATCATTCAACTATGCAGGCTCGGACAGATGGTTTTGAAGGATGGCGTGACGGTGTGCTGCTCGTAGTAGGTGAGGAAATAGCACCGCGTTTCAACCACTATCTGGCTTTTGGCCACGACAGGGCGGTTGATTGCGCAGAAAAAGAACCGGACCTGCCGCCTCAAATCTATATTGACCGAGTGAAAGCCCAAGGCGGTTTTGGCTTTATCGCCCATCCTGACCACTCGGGGACACCATTGTTTCATGTGAAACATTACCCCTGGCAAGCGTGGTCGGTAACGGGCTATAGTGGCATCGGCATCTGGGATTTTATGACGGACTGGCAAAACAGCCTTACTGGATATCTGCGGGCAATCTTGAGCTACGCTTTTCCGGCATTTTTTCTTTGCGGCCCCTGCCCGACCACTCTTGAGCGATGGGACTCTCTGACAACGGAGCAAGCCGTTGTCGGCATTGGCGAACTGGACAATCACGACACCCGAAAGCGCTTATGGCGATTTACCCTTTCGGTGTTTCCGTTTTCCCGGGTCTTTAACCTGCTCCGAACACATATCCTGACCGAGCGGCCGCTGACCGGCAATAGTCAAAACGATATCGGGGAAGTGCTCCGTTCCCTGAAAACGGGGCATTGTTACGTTTCCCTCGACTATTTTTACCCAGCGAGGGGATTCTCCATGACTATTAACGATGGACAATCAGAGGCTACGATTGGGGATCGTTTTCTCCTTCAAGATACCGCCCAATTACAGGTTTCCTTTCCTCGCCCGGCCAAGATAAGGCTGATCCACAACGGCCGATTGATTCAGGAAACGGTGGGAGAGGAGCTGTCATATATAGTTCGCAACCCGGGCGTTTATCGGATAGAAGCATATCTGAAAGCCTGGGGGCGCTATCGTCCCTGGGTGTTCGCCAATCCGCTCTATGTAGTTGCCCAATAAAATTCTATACTTGTTTTAAGTTACTAAGGCATCCGGCGTATTCGGACTTCTATCCCCTTGTCGGCTTTGAGGAGAAAGACGATCCGGCTGGTGTCGGTTTCTCCGTAGTGATAGGGGTAGAGAATGGCCGGGCTCAGGATTCGGGCGGCCGCCGCAACCATTTCCGGCGTCATCGTGTAAGGCAAATTCATGGGCAAAAAGGCAACGTCTATTTTACCAAACGACCCCATCTCTTTTATGTTCTCTGTGTCTCCCGCTATATAAACCCTTTTATCTCCGAATGTTACAATATAGCCGTTGCCGCTCCCCTTCGGATGAAAAGGCTGGCCGGGGGCGCGCGTGTGGAGAAAGTTATAGGCGGGAACAGCCTCGATCGTCAGGCCGTCTATGGTTGTCGTGTCGCCGTTTTTCAGAACTTCCCCTCGCCCGAGTTTCAGGAAACAGGGTTCGGTCAAAACAATCTTTGTTTTTTCTGTACTTATAAGCTTAATCGTGTTTGGATCAAAATGATCGAAATGATCGTGAGACACAAGTATTACATCCGCCTTGGGAAGCCTTTTATAGTCTTCTGCTTTTCCCACGGGATCATTGTAAATCACCTTGCCGTTGAACGTGAAATACAGGGAAGAGTGGCCAATAAAGGTGATGCTTAAATCCCCTGTCGCGGTTTGAATAACGTCGGTCTCCAGATTGCCAGATTCACCGGCGGCAGCCGGGGCAGCTATCGCCATCAACATAACAAGCGCTTGCAATATGTCCATTGTCTTACCTCCTCAAGTTTGTTATCTGTCTCAGAGAAGTAACGTAAACGCTCAATTTGCCAGTCTTCCTTCCTGACGGAACCTGGCTATGATTTGCTGGATTTGCGGCATGGCAAGAGACGCGGCCTTCTCACCCTCAAGGATCGCCTCGTAACGCTTCTCAAAATCGGTGGCCCCGATATGACCGATCTTCGGCCTAATGATTACATCGGCATTTTTAAGCTGAATATCCGAGATCCGGGCATGCATGATATCAATTGCCTGAAGGATCGTATCAACCGTCCCTTGCGGCACAGATACGCCGGCTCGGGTCGATATGTCAACGGCGATCACGACATCAGCGCCTGCTTGGCGGGCGGC of Syntrophales bacterium contains these proteins:
- a CDS encoding MBL fold metallo-hydrolase is translated as MDILQALVMLMAIAAPAAAGESGNLETDVIQTATGDLSITFIGHSSLYFTFNGKVIYNDPVGKAEDYKRLPKADVILVSHDHFDHFDPNTIKLISTEKTKIVLTEPCFLKLGRGEVLKNGDTTTIDGLTIEAVPAYNFLHTRAPGQPFHPKGSGNGYIVTFGDKRVYIAGDTENIKEMGSFGKIDVAFLPMNLPYTMTPEMVAAAARILSPAILYPYHYGETDTSRIVFLLKADKGIEVRIRRMP
- a CDS encoding CehA/McbA family metallohydrolase, producing MNLQDYAGVIHLHSQYSFDGRTPVPEILGAARANKIDFLLLTDHSTMQARTDGFEGWRDGVLLVVGEEIAPRFNHYLAFGHDRAVDCAEKEPDLPPQIYIDRVKAQGGFGFIAHPDHSGTPLFHVKHYPWQAWSVTGYSGIGIWDFMTDWQNSLTGYLRAILSYAFPAFFLCGPCPTTLERWDSLTTEQAVVGIGELDNHDTRKRLWRFTLSVFPFSRVFNLLRTHILTERPLTGNSQNDIGEVLRSLKTGHCYVSLDYFYPARGFSMTINDGQSEATIGDRFLLQDTAQLQVSFPRPAKIRLIHNGRLIQETVGEELSYIVRNPGVYRIEAYLKAWGRYRPWVFANPLYVVAQ
- a CDS encoding endonuclease III domain-containing protein, with product MLRLKLRNELVDIYKRLEERFGDLHWWPADDPFEVMVGAILTQNTAWTNVEKAIAALKEHGLLIADGILQIQEAELATLIRPSGYYNLKAAKLKTFVRFFTACYSGSVEEMQKEELPVLRNKLLNVWGIGRETADSILLYACEKPAFVIDAYTRRILFRHKLISEKLGYEEIQTLFMKNLPHEVPLFKQYHALIVNAGKNFCRKTPNCRGCPLGALKEID
- a CDS encoding DegQ family serine endoprotease; translation: MKTENRGRKTFVMFLIAFLIGFFIVSAVEVLRSSFFKSSPVPDVQEASAVSMASPSQAPLSFADLAERLKPSVVNISTTKIIRGGGVRSPFEGSPLGRYFGGDDFFERFFGDVPQREFKQKSLGSGFIISHDGYIFTNNHVVEQADKILVKLSNGKEYDAKVIGKDAKTDIALIKIKPSESLPIADTGDSDKLRVGDWVMAIGNPFGLEQTVTVGIVSAKGRVIGAGPYDNFIQTDASINPGNSGGPLFNMDGQVIGINTAIVAQGQGIGFAIPISMAKTILPDLKSRGKVTRGWMGVSVQDISEDIAKSLRLKDQKGALVSDVVAGDPAEKAGLRAGDVITEINGKAVANTHELLLLIAGLRVGETIKVKVFRDGQEKIFPILIAERTDNAETASAKISGEAFGMSVQEITPEIATQLGLPVKKGIIVVDVQGGSLADEVGIQPQDIILQVNKAKVTTLKEYKNEIAKAGSKGNILLLIRRGRTTFFVPLVK